A window of Vitis riparia cultivar Riparia Gloire de Montpellier isolate 1030 unplaced genomic scaffold, EGFV_Vit.rip_1.0 scaffold824_pilon_pilon, whole genome shotgun sequence genomic DNA:
ACTCATAAAAGAGGCACTGATAAGAGTAACTTGAATAAAACGTAAAAAACAATAGGGAAAATGGTCTTTAGGTGAGAGTCCTTAAAGGAAAAAGGGTAAGGTACACTAGGGTCAAAGACCTGAAACATTCATCGAGATGATCCATGCTTAGATTAATAGGAAAGCATGGATGCATGCCCTTGGGTGAGAGACCTAGAATACCTTACAGTCTATATATTTGTTAGGTTGTGGAAAGAGCTTGTTCAAGAAAGATATATGATGTGATATCTATTGTTGAATGTGATATAACTATTCATGTGAAGTGAAAATTTGTGATTTATATGAATTATTGTTTTGAGttgtgtaaaatattttatataaatgtttttagaaattctTTTGTGATAATGAAGCCCTTCTTTACTAAGCCATAGCTCACCTTCTTTATATAAATTAACAcctttttttgaatttctttgaaaaaaagttTGCACAAATAAATTTACCaaagataaaaatctagaaaaattattttgactaTCATTAACATGAAATCATTaaaatccatcattttttatcttaaattttgaaacttttaaaaatgatctattttttatactttgtgAAATTCTAAATAGCTAAGATGATGTATTGGGCATATAAGATAACTCTTAATCCATTGTACCACgttatttaaacttttaaaaacaaaaattgcaagtttggaaaaaaaatgattgtcaTTTGTacatcataattaaaatttctaaatatgaaaataaattatgaatatcctatattacaaatattatattattaacctttaattcatatttcaaattccaaaaCTATGGGTGGaccttttatattataattaaactaTTGTTTTAGAATTTGGCATGTGGCATGTGCCATTTAAGTTGGAACACCTAAGAGATTTGCACCCAAGTTTGACACACATATGATATAGTTAGCCCATCTTCTGACGCACTTAGGAATAGTTGATAGACTTATCATGCAAAACACcgttttctttcaatttttcatatttttacttcttttttttttctttgctcttGAACGAATGAAAATCCTCTTCAACAACCATTAATGATATTTAAaccttaaaaacttatttataacTGAAGGCTTAAATTCATTcaaccaaaatcaaatttacaaaaaaaaaaaaaaaaaaaaaatcctttaacCAAGTTCTTACAAACAATAATCATATTCCATatattacaaaattacaaacatcttcataTGGCAGTCAACATCATCTTTGCCATTTTGTGATAGAGTGAGGAAGTAGCTAGTttaggtttgtttttttagtttgcttgaTTGATCTCTTGATATTATGTgtattattggtttttttatttattattctttaagtTGAAGgactattttttacttttatttataatattttgttacACACTTTGATTTTCATGGACAACGTTGTTTGAGTGTGTGTGGATCATAGGTAAGATGTTAGCTGCTACTACAAGAacataaataagattttttcaATGAGTgtcaaatgtaaatatattaaggTGTGAGGATTGTGTAATTTGTAAACTCCATTTAAAAGTAACAAGGGTTTCCATAATCAATGTTTTTGGCTTAAAATTGCTAAAAGGAGATTGTATGAGCTAGATTAACTAGTTATaggttgataattttatttcaaataatacCGTCTGAATCTATGTATGTCCATCCATATGACTTACCaactaaaaaactaaaatgtttgGAATATTCAACCATCAACTAAGGTAAGTATATTGGTAAGACATTGTGATAGGCTAATGGCAATGAGAAAAACATCCCACACATATAAGAATATACTCATAATTGTAGTTGCCAACAAAATGTGGAAATTGAGGAGTGATCAAACGCCTTATGTGGTCAAGAAATTCTTAGAAGTGCTTATGGTTGgttctagatttttatttttttattttttgctttttagtTTTGAGTGGGTCCTCTAAACACTAAATACTAATTTAAGACTAATTTGTGGGTCTTAGTGGCAAAAGTTAGAGGCTTGCTAGAGTAGAATTGACACATTAATTAAGCCCGTTTCAACTAGAATATGAGGAAGAGATTATCTTATGATTTTTGCTCAACAAGCATAGCTTTGAGTGGGAGTGTAGTGTGCGTAAGACAAGGAATGTGGTTGTCATATAAGAAGCCAAATTGGCCTATTAAGCACAACAAAGCTAATATGTAAGAGAAAGCCAAATGTTAGAGTTAAGCTCTATTCAGCCTAGACCACTGATTCCCCATAACGAATAAGCTAACTCTACCTTTCAATTGCTTATCCTGTGCTCGAGAAGGTCCCCTAATTCCTTGGCATCACCTTGAGGTGCATTTAGTTGTCTTACATGAGACTTGGGATATTCCTCACTCCATGGCATGACATCTTTCCTACATCCATTCAAGCCAACTCCTATACCAGAGGGATTCATGAGATCAATAGAAAGATGCATTTTCAAATCAGTTCTTTTAATCCATCCAAGGCAGGTGAGTTATCTTTTTTAACAAGCCAAAACTTAGAGTTGTTGTTCTTGTTTCTTGAGTTAAAAGCTAGTGAGGAGggatttctttttattagtGTATGATAGAACTAActctttttcttcccattttgcATACAAAAATGTTTCCATGCATGTCTTTACTTCTTATTCCAATTTACAACATAGGTTCTTTTCAATGGTGGACAACCTAGAGAATCTCCCTAGCACTTGTTGGAGTTTCCTTAGCTATTGGTGTAGTTGAGAATATAGGATCCACGTGAGTTTCCTTTGATGTCCCTAGGTGTTCCAACTAATAAGCCAGTTTAAGCAAGGTTGGGGTAAAGGTATATACCTAAgcaatctctttctttttttaggaaGGCTATAGTTCTCTGGTTTTGGTAGGTTTATAAATAGATAGTTAGAGAGCTAGCAAACAAAGAGAGATTTCCTTCtcgttgtttttcttttttcccctttacCTATGAAGAGATTTCTTACAAGTGGGAGTTCTCTTTCTCTGTAATCTCGTCTAGGGATTGCTACTAAGTAAGCAAGCTACCTATTGCCTCAAATGAAATGGATTGCCATGAAGGGAAAGCACATAGGAGAGGGCATTACGACTACCAATACATGTCATATTTATAGGCTTCCACaccatttttaaataagtacTATGAGAATTACTATCCTAGAGCATTATAAAAATCCTTCATTTTCActagagaaaataagaaataaatttccattttcctaGAATTCTCTCTTTAATAATACTAGTGCCACATTCTCCAATCCTCTCATCTATTACTCTGTTCCACTCTTCGCTTAAACTTTTGATAGCTTATCAATATATATGCATTGAAAActatttgttttcattaatataaatcaTGGATCAAGCAAAAAGCATgatgttttattcatttatgtaTGAAACTACAAAAATTGGAATTATCATTTTGATATGTTTTGAATATTACATGTGTATTGGTTAtatgatgttaaaaatataaatttaaaacttcGATTATATGGTGCTAATAAGTAAACATATAAGTTGGCAACTTCCTTCTCTTGGTGAAGACATTAATGATTTGTCTATAACTAAGATAGTAAAGTCCTCTTATGGTGTACAATTAGATTTAGTTAGGGAAAAATTAAGTAGGTTTTCATACACTCATacaaaaaaaaccataaaataaaaactcaaatttataaCATACAAATTTCAAGTAgctatttgaaaataattagcAGTTTATGCACTTTTTGGTCAAATGTACTATTTTTAACCATTCAGATATtacattttaatgatataagtaCTATATTTAACCATCTTAGGTACTATTTTTGACTGATGACCACAtgaaactttaattatttttaaaaggttcctattttgtgattatttttatgACTCTGTGACAACTCACTTTTTCCTTTATTCTATCTCTATAAACTTTATTACATTGGATGCTTTTTGGAAAAACCTGtgatttatttcatatatatagaCTAATTTAGCAACACAGGGGCATATGGTCATcttaaaatttcttgaaaataatgttGTCTAGATTAGCAAATATTattgtcaaaaaataaaaataataataataataataacgttACCATCATGTAGTAATAATATATTATGATTTAactaaattttaagaataattttttaaaaatcttatatcatattcaagctttttttttccttcttttttaaattttatttttatccttttcattttttttatatataatttagttttattttattgttcacGTTaaagaacatatatatatatatatatatatatatatgtatgtaatctaaaagtttttttagtatattatgggtataatatattattttttcattggactctaaaaaaattcttagttCCCAATGAGAAATcgatgaaataatatatatgatttgaaaTCGTTgaaatttatcctttttttgtAAACTCATAGTATCCATATGAACATTTTATCACTTAAATTACATTATATGTTTGTAAGAAATACGactaattcatattttaattacgTAAAAGACTATGCATTATAACCCCTTGTTGGGTTTTTGAGCTCATTACCTTCTATTGTCCCATTTTCAAGTATTTCTCTTCTTAGTGACGAGAGGAGTTCCTTGGGCTAGCTTGTTACTTAATCtcttatttgttcttttatctTGTTACATTCTAGCTTGGTTAATGTATGTATAAAACGATCATGATACCCTTCTCTTAGTCCGGGGTACCTCCTAGCTCAGGATATCACACTTATctctatcatatttttattttgaatatggtTAAGATCAAACTCCTTtcctaaaattttgataaacatTGATCTGGTAAAAATTCAAACATTGTACTTGCTCCATTTTGGCTAGTTGAAGCCCATTGCCCCCTTGCATGTGTCAGGGCCCCCAATTTTGACTgtaattatataagataattcaaaaaaatttagcaTTGCCACATGAATTTGGTCAGAATTTCATAATTTCTTCCCTCCTCCTAGTCAACCTTGAAGTCATTAAATCTTTTTTTCCATATCTaccgagagagagagagacggagagagagagagagagagagtgagagagaggcagagagacagagagacaCAGAGACACAGAGAGAACTTAACAAATTAGGATAAAATTTGGATAATTTTCCATTCCACCCTCTGACTTTTGTGGTCAACCTGAGCATGCAACGTGCCAGTATGACAATGTCGGCATATCAAAATGGAccattcatattttcaaataacccGATCATGATAATGTCAACTATCCATGTAGCTTTTACCTTAGTGCTACTTTATTCCCTTACTTTCAAATTACTACACCAATTTGCGGTGGAAAATTAATTCTCATCAGCTAATTAATTGCAGTACACACTCTGCGAATTTCACCCTCAGTCCCAGTCTTCACCCCAATGTTGCTCATCTTCACCATAGACCTCCCAAACTCAACGTTGAAGTTCAACCCACGCAGCCCTCTAACCCCGAGGAAGCGCTGAACAAAAGCTCTGGTGGAAGTATCTGTCCATAACTTCTGATCAGACTCCAGCACTCCACGTCCATTCTTCAAGTTTGTAAAGAAGGTTGCGTCAAATCTGTTTGGGCTACCAGTGTCTAGTGCAATGCGCTTACTCCCATCGCCATCAGATGGACAGAGGGCTTGTAGCTGAGTTACTAATTTAGCATCCATAGAAGGGTCAGCACCATTTGCAGTCGTGGTACTGAAGTTGTATAGCCTGTATCTGAAGAATTGGCATGCTGAAGTTCCAATGGTGTGTCCTCCTATTGATATATTTAGTCATACAAACAAACACTTTAGTTAAGTTAACAATTAAGCAAGAGTACTGATTCTAACTTTAATTCATTATGGTTCTAATATCTATTCTTACCAACAAGAGTAACGAGATCTTGATCAGTGAGACCCTTGTCAGCAAACTTTTGCTTTTGGGCTTCAATAGAGTCGCGAGGGCTGGGCAAATTGTTAACATCAGATGCCAGTGAAACTCGCCCATCTCTACGTCCCGTAGGCACTTTCCACGTTAGTCCTTTAGTCTGCATAGTGAATTATAACACAGCTGAGTATCGGAGTGATATAGAAATATTGTAAAAGGATATATTGAATGCGACGTGAAAGTTACCAGAACTACAGAGTCGCGGGCAGCGAGGGCAAGAATATCAGCGCAAGAGACCACTCCAGGGCAAGCAGCTTCGAGCTGGGTCTTGGCATCATCAATAACATCATATCCATTTAACAGACTGTTTGGTACGGTTGTTTTCTCAGTGGAAGTTCCATTTATAAGGATAGAAGCATCACAGCCCCTGACAAAACAGTCATGAAAGTGCATGCGAAGCAGGCCAGGGGCAATGGCTGGATTGGATTGGAAATGAGACTGGACAGTTTTCTGAACAATGGATTCAGCTGGAGGACATGTACGAGAATAGAAGCCAACCCGAGTGCCTTGGCCTTGCACCAATGCAGCAGCCATGGAGAACCAGAGAAAGAACAATGTGGGTGTATGAATGAAGGAGGCGTCCATTGATAAGCAATAGCTAGATACGTGAAGAGAGTGCTGTGTAATTAGCTAATTGTGAATCAAGTTGTGTGAGTTTCATGAAGAGATGCAAGCATTTATAGGCATAAAAGTGGAGTCAACACGCggaaagaagtaaaaaaaagcGGCTACCAAAACCGTGATAAAGGTGTAGAAAATTTCAAAGCATGCAATTGGAGCATGAGTTGGCCGGATGCAGTGGAGGTGGGTTTGACCTTTTTGTTACTTGTATGTAGTCCTTCAGGGTATCGCTCGagtgcatgcatgcatgcatgctttTAGAAAGTCGATTTTCATAAAAGTTTCGCTTTCTAAGTTTCttagttaatttaaattaaagaatatttgctatgagaaagttttttttttttaataaaatattttaaaaacttttttgataaatgaatttggaaactttatttaaattaaaattttattttagagaatttGTCACGCTTGCACATTTGAGACTCACTTAGAATTTGGAACCTTTGATGAGGTTTTTGGTTTTCCTAGAGTTGCCCTTTCAAATTGAAAACTTCATCGTGTTTGTTTATTGATTCTGCGAATTGTGTTGTGGGCATGACGGGTGGAGAAGTTAATGATAAAAAGGTAAACAATCGCCATGACTAATTGGCTCATGTAGCTAGATCCAAATCCTAGAAGGTCATAGTCTAAAACCTATTAGACAATCACACATGATCATATGTACAAAATGATTCCCCTAAGATTTTCAGCCGCCCCTCAGCCTAAAGAAGCAGAAGCAATGCTTTTCGGACCTTTCCACCACGAGGATGAATTATGTTAATTGATTTTTGTGAATTGTTGGATTTCAAATGCATGTGTCACCAGAATATGGGCTTCGAGCCATTTTGATCCTTATGTGGAACCCTCTTAGAAATTTCCATATGGAAGGCATCAGGCATCCAAAGAAATTTCCCCTCAATCATTTATTACCACTCCAATTTGTCAACAGGGTCTTCCATTAGAGAAGGACAAGGCACCCGCTCTCGATATTTTTCAAATGCATGCATTTCACCACCCACTTCGGAGTGTGCCCACTTATATGTACGTAACAAAAGTTGTTACCGTGGTTTTAAAAGTCAGATCGGATCGGCTAGTCATGGTTCTAATTTGGTCCAATTAATTTGTTGGTTAAGGGTTGAATCATAATTGAACCGATTGAATCGACGATTGGACTGGCGAACTGGATggtttaaccttttttttttttttttaaaccaaaaaaagtttttgatgcATTTTGCACCAAAATGACAATGTTTCCTAAGAGAACCGGATCACTCCATGAGGACCCCATCCAACCCATTTATCATCAAGCTCAATGAACTTTTAGTCTTACAAGTTAATGATTCTTGCATACCTTTTATACCCCATAATCCCTACATaatattttaaccattttgGATGTAGGATTAGTTAGTGAGAAGAAAAGAATTTTACAAACTAGAGAGCTTGAGCTAGGACCTTCTGATGTAAAAATTGAATCTTAACCATTAAGTTATAAAGATTCTTCATTGTATTATATTTGCAAATAAAactatataacaaaattaataatttttttttcaaatttttattatataaaagtataaaacactttcacatttatttttataataattatataatgtaattataaaaataatataaattaattaatataataatttcaaaataataaaatgcaaAAGGCatgcaaatgaaattaaatattataatttttttcattttaaatatatctctatatttaaatattataaatgttatatttaataaaatttaaaatattaatatattcatatttctcttcataatttaatttgatatgtcaagtataaaaaggaaatattgttaaattttttaattatgtataattttaatttcttataattatttaaaattttatataatatataaattattatttatgacgTCATTGGTTCAATTAAGGTCCAACAACCAATTCAACTAATGAACCGTGAATTAATAACTTTTTCGATTTAATTATCGATatgattctgaaaacattgattgCTACTAACTAATTGATGACTAATTTTCATTGCCCATCTTGTAATTATGTGATATCAAACTGAgcttaatttctttatttttctctcaagatTCTCAACTCGTCGCATTGGCCTAGTTATCATTCATTTTGTGGGTGGCTCAAGCATGTTGAAAGGTCTTAGatgacaaaattttcaaatgtcaTGCCTGCAATAAATAGTGGATAAGAACCAAAAGGAcgtaaatttttataatattttagataaatacataaataattaatgtcCAAATTCTctaaaaggatttaaaaaatcaataaccTAAAATTTCAATGATGCCatattttgaatcttttttttttctttatatttgaagactattattatttttattattattattattattatttctttttgggTCTGCCTCTATTATGATGCTAAAAAATCTTGTATGTACAATTTCAACAGCCTTGAGAAGAAAATTTGTtaccaaaatcaaaattttcctacTTTTTGCACCTCTTATGATAAAAGATTGActtgtattaattaattttgtgaaTTGTGATAACATTTTGGCAAGAGAATAATCATATAAAAGACATTGATTAAACCCACTTAAGAGGGTTGAGGCACCCGAAGAAATTTGTCCCCTTTCGtctatttccattttaattgaccaacaaagtcttccattaAAGAGAGTGATGGTCCCACTGCCAATGGTTTTCAAAGATATGCATGCTCCCCAGGAGAGCAGTCAAAACCAAcaaacaatttctttttctttttttcttttaatttattatcttaTAATTATGTGGAAATCATGGGATTGGCGTTTCTAGCAGCCACTTCTCTCTCACACTATCACACTAAGCTTTCTTTATCCTCCTCGTGGAAAAATGTCTCTCACACACTGTCACACtcaactttctttattttattttccattttcctcctGGAAAAATTTAGGGACAGAATATCATTGCCTCCATCCATTCCACTTCCATCATTTTAAGCAATATCTCAAATGAAGGCACTCAGAGTAGTTTACGTCGCATATATAATTAGGGACATGAGTCAACAATCTagcaataaatgaataagaggTTATATTCTTTGCTTAGAGGAACTCTGTTACATAACCATAAAAAGGAAATCATTCTCATTGGGATTCTTGTAGTAAGAGATTGACTCCCTTATAATTACAGTGGCTAAACAATTCCCACCACAAAATTCATATATTGTGGATTATAAGGATGTCACATTCGTCCTATAACTTATTAATACTGTAATTAATGAACATCTTATGCATTCTCATCGAAACGGATGTCCCATGAACTAATATTGTAACGAGTGATCTATATATTAACTATAATTTGATCAACTTCTATTCAAACTTACTCTTAAAGCGAAGAACAATCTTATCAcctataattataattttccaCTAATATGTTATTCTTTCTAATCATTCATGGTTAACTTGACCATCATCGGAGAGGGGTCAAACGCTCTAGCCTCCTTACTAACTACGTGTGTGTAGAACACTTGATTGAAGGAATCTTCCAAGAGGCATATTACAAGAAAATTAGAAGATGAAACACATTGACACCATTTGTGGGAAATTTCAAAAGTCATTTAGCAACCATGCTCTAAACTTGACCTAATTGCCAACAACCATAGGAAGACCCTTTTCAACTAGAAGATTCAAGGAACAATTGGAAAGACTCAATTGCAAAAGGGAACAAATGCCCTAAAAAATGGAAGAGTTGACAAGAAGAAATGAAACCCGAGCATAAGAAAATGCATGACTAAGGGAACAATTAAACAATGTTAGCCATCATTCTAGCCCTCAACCCTTTAGGAGAAGTAGGGTTCATGAAAATAATCAATTATAGAGAACGGTCATGAGTGAGACTCCAATAACTTAAGGAAGATTTTGAATCtagaatattaagaaaaatgactcctaATGACCTAAATCCTAAAGAACATTTGACTAAAGGTAAAAGCTACCTAGATCAAGTCTTTCCCTAGGGCAATCTAATCCTAACAACCCGTTGTGTTCCAAATCCTTAAGAGCATTTGACTAAAGGTAAAACGCTACCTAAATCGAACCTCTCCTTAGGACAACCTAATCCAAATGGCCTTTGGTAGCCTAAGGCCCTTAAGGGCATTTACCTAAGGTAAGATATTACCTAGGTTTAGCCTCTTCCTAAGGCAACCTCAGCCAAATAGCACCTAGTGCCCCAAACCCTTGAAGACATTCGCTTAACGGTAAAATGCCGCCTAGGTCAAGCCTCTCTTTGGAATCGTTTAATCTAAACAACTCCTAATGGCCTAAATCATTAAGAGTATTTACCTAAGGCTAAAATGTTGCCTGACTTGAGCATTAATTGGAGCACAAATATGTGCTCTAAAGGCACATAAAGGTTATAAATTATGCAATATGAAAAGCTTAAATCACCAACTTCACTCAATTGATTCTAAAACCCCAACCATGAATTTCAATTCTATTTAGAAATTAATCTTAAGTTTAAGAGAGGAAAATAATGTTAATTCACAAGAGTCATTTTTAACCATAGTGAAATAAGAGATTAAATATGCATAAATGGGAGACTCATGACTTATGAAGCATGAGGAACCTAAGTAAGGGCAAAACAAGCAAGTCATTGGATTGAATGTGTGAATATTCCTTAAGGGATGTTTGTTTGAACATTGCTTGTTAGACATTCAAATGTtccttaaaaatgaaaatcctaagtTACTTTTTTTTCATGTACTTCTCCTTGATCCATGCCTAAAAACCATATTGTAGTCATTACATAAGCTTTAGTGACCTCAAATGAAAAGATACTTTGAATAACATCGACACTAAAATAGTCTAAAATTgcctttgaattattttgaagtCTAATCAACATGAATAAGACTCAAGGAAGTACGTAATATCCTAATCAATaagaaatggaacaaaattgctACTTAGACATAATACATCAATAAGCATAACacattattccattcatttcacCAAAACAAACATCCTATGCCTTAAATCTCATCAAAAGTTAATACTATAAAACCAAAAGTGGTGTAacaacatatataatgattgGCTCCTATTCAAAATACcattgaacaaaataatgaccTTATCGCTAATAACAACAACATAAGAGGTGTGATCACATCAAGAATTAGTACTATAAAACCTAAAGCAAACATCCTTTAAAAGTAGGTAGAATTTATCCACTCTCTTTTTCTATTGTAGTTTTGGATTATCTATAACTAACTTAATCATCAAAGAGGGATTAACCACTTTGGCCTCTTCACTCTAACAATGTGTGTGTAGGAGAATCGATTAGAGAGATCTTCTCATACTCttattttcaatcaattaaaGGATGAAAAACCTCCAGAATGTTATATAAAGTTAGAAGCTGGAACTACTAGTATACaactaaattcatattttcttttgttggattcttgctttgattttaaaattttaatggtttacaaagaaataaatgtatgaacaaaattttaagGATCTATGAAGAGATAAATATAAGGACCAATATTTATTCTTTGTGTGAAAGAGTTTCTCCAAAGTTACAAATAATCTCTATAATGACACACCTCCTATATAAATATTGTCTACTCTAGGTCTAACATGTCATAACGAATTTTTGTAATGCAACTAAAGGGTTAAGGGGAGTCTATTAACCTTTTTCACCTAACCAATGTGAGAAATCACAATCGCCCTCATTATAAATATAGTGTTCTCATTGTGTCCCATTGTATTAGGAGGTCGCTCAAAACACTCACTTAGACTCTCATACCAGGTTTGTGTTTAAGTTTGACACCGTTATATTACCTTGATCATTCTTGTAtagatattattgtttttagaaTGATTGACAATCATagctttaaaatgcatctaaatatttgagaaaaaacccatttttgtgatatttcatatcagttaaggaaaataagttCTTAATACTATATATGTAGTAGAAGCGAGTCATTATAAATGGTATTAGAACTAAGTCCCAACTCCACTATGGAACTTTATCCCATCTTGTAAGGAGTGTTTGCTTGTCTGACTCCATAATGTCATAGGACATGACAAAAGATGTCATGCCTATAAGGGGGTTGTGATATCCCTCATCagttcaaaaaaaaatgttttgacaCTATATATGTAGTGAGATCCTTTTAACTATTTAGACACGTTTAAAGTTATGAGAGTTTATTAGTTAGGAAAAGAAgttcttaattatatatgtagtaaattctttttattatgtaattatgttttaaagtcataaggGTTTATTAGGCCAACCTAAAGTAGACAATATATGCATGAGAATGAGTGAGCCATTACAAGTTCGGAGTTGTAATCAAAGTCAAATgcaaattttaagataatttagataaaatttgaGGGATTGACACTTTCTAAACCTTCAAAGTAATGATTGGTTAATTATGGGACCAATATTTTCTAACTTAAACTACCCTTGTTTTAAAGAGTAGGAAGATTAATGAATTTCTTAAATgcacaaatttttatttaattaaaattttttataattccataATTATCTTTTGTctattaataaaagtatttctAAAATACAATTCTCAAATATACAATTCAATTGTACCATACTAGCAATCACTTCTACctttaataaaaagttagaaATT
This region includes:
- the LOC117910722 gene encoding peroxidase N1-like, whose protein sequence is MDASFIHTPTLFFLWFSMAAALVQGQGTRVGFYSRTCPPAESIVQKTVQSHFQSNPAIAPGLLRMHFHDCFVRGCDASILINGTSTEKTTVPNSLLNGYDVIDDAKTQLEAACPGVVSCADILALAARDSVVLTKGLTWKVPTGRRDGRVSLASDVNNLPSPRDSIEAQKQKFADKGLTDQDLVTLVGGHTIGTSACQFFRYRLYNFSTTTANGADPSMDAKLVTQLQALCPSDGDGSKRIALDTGSPNRFDATFFTNLKNGRGVLESDQKLWTDTSTRAFVQRFLGVRGLRGLNFNVEFGRSMVKMSNIGVKTGTEGEIRRVCTAIN